The Schistocerca nitens isolate TAMUIC-IGC-003100 chromosome 8, iqSchNite1.1, whole genome shotgun sequence genome includes the window cagtgtgatcatgtgatgtatctgaccccaggaatgtgtcaataaagtttctccttcctgggacaatgaattcacggtgttcttatttcaatttccaggagtgtattacaaccaGAGGTCCCGTGGACGCCCAACTAAATGAGCCCCAAGGAGTAATACTGCTCCCATAGGCCTGTATCCCCGATGTGGCGTATATTCCGCGCAACCGTACCCTTAGATGATGACGTATGTGGACGCGAATATCGACCTAATGTAACGAGAAACGTGATTCATACGACCGGGAGCCACGTTTCTATTCATTCACTGCCCATTGTCGATGATCCAGTGCGCACTGCAATTATAATCGACAATTTTGTGGGTTCAGCGACGGAACGAGTAGCGGTCGCTCACTGTGCAGCTACACAATGGACTACGTGCTCTAAACGGTGCGCTCGAAAACGCTTGGGCCCCCACCAGTACTGTACTTTACCACCCTATCTGCCACAGACGGTCGCCTATCCTGATTAACAGAGTGGGCAAGTTTCGGCGTCCAAGTTCCGTGATGATGATAACAACGTTTGCTTTGTGGGaccctcaactgcgcggtcatcagcgctcgtacaaagtcccaagtgttacacagtccaattttttacacacttCAGTCGAGCCACCGTCACGAATGATGCagatcaaatgatgaggacaacataaacacccagtccccgggcagagaaaatccccaaacaggctgggaatcgaacgcgggaccctgtaatccagcggcagcaacgctagccactacaccacgagctgcggacttccgtTATGAGGTGGGGGGACAAACATCGTGTGGCCTTCTCGTTTTACAGCTCCTCTCTGCCAAATACGGTTGGATTTTCCCATTTGGGGCTagtgtcgtcgctagaatgatctCTTATTCTTCTCTGCTTCGCTTAAATACTGGCTGACGTGCGTTTGTAGATATCATGTTATATTACGAGAAATTTCTATTCCgaatttgtcttttattttcttcattgattCTTAGATATATGTCAAAAAATGAAACTGATAACGTAACACCTTGCTTTATACGGTCTCAACAAGAATTTTAACGCTTCAAAGTGATATCTATGTGAAACATTCTTGTTCATTCATTTTAACTTTGCTATAAGATAAAAGGTATCATAATTGGGACTTCTGCCGGATGTTCCCTTCATTCCCGCACGATATTTCGACGGCGTAGCTCGCTGTCTCTTTCAAGTGCTACCCGAGAATGGTCCTTCGGCGGATCGAGTCCCGTATTTATgccttcaccttcaccttcaccttcaccttcacttGTCCATACGGGCCTGCCCTGACCCGTGTTGGGAGCAGGCTAAGCATACACTGCTATTCCTGCATAATCCTGTATCTGTGGAGTGGCTTCCTCACGGTACGAATTGGCCTGAGGGGTTTGCTGGGGTGGACTTGTCCTCTCTCTGCCACGAGATATTAATCTCGTAACAgttcaggccaacgcgtggttggcctgtggtgaagaggatggcccaagtccctaatgagcctattgtcggactgtacagtccgctcatagaagagccgcgccgattgtttaaatcggtcgcggaggaaggggatgccggtttggcggtgtagccgagcggtcgaatagagcctcggtaggcgcagagcgaccttgagcgccctgttctgcaccctctgcagcttgttgatgtgtgtgtcggctgcgttgccccagaccacggccgcatattccagcactggacgaaccagcgccaggtacagcgtgatgccgtggtggggaggcaaggcagacgacgggttgagcagagggtacagaacgcgcaggcgccctattgctctgcccctgacgtcctcgatgtgggctttccacTTTAGCTTCTGGTCAAGAAGGACTCCCAGGTAGCAGCCAGTTCTGCTCCATGGGATGGGGCTTCCCATGACGGTGGCTGGCGGAAGATTTGGTGGCAGTGGTCTTCGCGTGAACACCgctgcctggctcttcgccgcattcTGCTTCAGGCGCCACTTCGTTGACCACGCACCAAGGgcctcacatccacgctggagcAGTCGGCACATCTCGACTGCCTTCatactccgcacgaatagcgccgtgtcgtcggcgcagagtgccaacttcaccggcgccacgcgcggagcgtcggccgtcaataaggagtagagcagggggccgagaacggacccctggggcactccagcacggatgggtcGGTGCGTGGACGTCCCCTCGTCCAGGCGGACGTGGAAAGTCCTGTCAGCCATACGACCGGAGGAggaccccgtgcgacgtcgggaccccgtgcacaaaaagtttgtacacgaggccgtcgtgccacacggagtcgaatgccctttagacgtcgaggaacaccgccccaaggtattcccgcgtctccagggcgcgcatggcttcttccaccagccgcatcagctgatgGACCGTGGAGTGACCCCTCCGGAAGCCGAACTGCTCATCCGGTATCACTCCTTCTGCTGTCACGTGGCGAAGCAGGCGCCTGGCGTAGAGGCGCTCGAACACTTTGGAGAGGGCCGGGAACAGACTGATGGGTCTGTAATTGGCAGCGTCACGCGGGTCCTTGTTCGCtttcgggatggccaccacctctgcatgttacCACACAGAGGGGTAGACACCCAAGCGAAGGACCTGGTTGAAGATACCCGCCAGCAGCGGATGGGCCCCTGCTGGAAGGTTCCTCAGCAGGTGGTTGGTGACCCCATCAGCGCCTCCGACCTTCCTAGTATTGAGCGCCTGCAGCTGTGCGGCCACCTCCGCCTCGAAGATGGCTTCGATGACGTCGCCGTCGTcccttgcctccaggaacactggGAGTTGCTCTGCTACCCGCTGGATGTGGTCTTCATCCAGATTGTcgtccaccggggtgaatgacgaTTGGAATTGGTCCGCCAGGACACCTGCTTCGCCGTCtgggctgcagacgacgtcttgcCCAACCAGTATTGGTGGTATGCGCTGTCGTCGGCGCAGAAACGACTTCACCGTGCCCAGATGCTGCCGTCCTCtgggttgagggaggcgacgaaggccgaccacacgctgttcctgtgcacctcagccgctgctttgatgtctctccgcatgcggttgaggcgtcGCTTCatcgcgggttggcgggtgagctgccactcccggaacAGCCTGTTCTTCTCCCTGATTGCTTCCCGTATCGCAGGCGGTAGGTTGCGGGAGATGTCCCTGGGCCCCTGTGGCTGGGGTGGGGTGGCTGCGTCGGCTGCGTGCACTAGCTGGCGGGAGAGGACACGCAGAGCGGCGTCTGCGCCCACCGCGTCGGGATCGGGTGTGTCCGCGATCGATTCCAGGACTATCTCCTGGAAGCGCTCGAAGTCCATGCGCCGGTACGTCCGTCGGTTTGGTGGCAGCGTGGCTCCGGCGACATCTATGTCGaagaccaccggcaggtggtccGACGACAGGGCACACCGTGTGGAggcggtcgtgtggtgcccgatGCCTTTTATGACTGCGACATCGAGCACGTCCGGCCGTCCCCTGGCTGGGTAGATTGTTGGCTCCTGTGGGCCCAGGATCAGGACGCTGTTCCTCGCGGcagcggtccgcgcccgccagacgcggctctcgtggtcctccctggtcgctggtgttccctccgcggtccgcgcccgccagacgcggctctcgtggtcctctctggtcgctggtgttccctccgcggtccacgcccgccagacgcggctctcgtggtcctctctggtcgctggtgttccctccgcggtccacgcccgccagacgcggctctcgtggtcctctctggtcgctggtgttccctccgcggtccacgcccgccagacgcggctctcgtggtcctccctggtcgctggtgttccctccgcggtccgcgcccgccagacgcggctctcgtggtcctctctggtcgctggtgttccctccgcggtccacgcccgccagacgcggctctcgtggtcctctctggtcgctggtgttccctccgcggtccacgcccgccagacgcggctctcgtggtcctctctggtcgctggtgttccctccgcggtccacgcccgccagacgcggctctcgtggtcctctctggtcgctggtgttccctccgcggtccacgcccgccagacgcggctctcgtggtcctctctggtcgctggtgttccctccgcggtccacgcccgccagacgcggctctcgtggtcctctctggtcgctggtgttccctccgcggtccacgcccgccagacgcggctctcgtggtcctctctggtcgctggtgttccctccgcggtccgcgcccgccagacgcggctctcgtggtcctctctggtcgctggtgttccctccgcggtccacgcccgccagacgcggctctcgtggtcctctctggtcgctggtgttccctccgcggtccacgcccgccagacgcggctctcgtggtcctctctggtcgctggtgttccctccgcggtccacgcccgccagacgcggctctcgtggtcctccctggtcgctggtgttccctccgcggtccgcgcccgccagacgcggctctcgtggtcctctctggtcgctggtgttccctccgcggtccacgcccgccagacgcggctctcgtggtcctctctggtcgctggtgttccctccgcggtccacgcccgccagacgcggctctcgtggtcctctctggtcgctggtgttccctccgcggtccacgcccgccagacgcggctctcgtggtcctccctggtcgctggtgttccctccgcggtccgcgcccgccagacgcggctctcgtggtcctctctggtcgctggtgttccctccgcggtccacgcccgccagacgcggctctcgtggtcctctctggtcgctggtgttccctccgcggtccacgcccgccagacgcggctctcgtggtcctctctggtcgctggtgttccctccgcggtccacgcccgccagacgcggctctcgtggtcctctctggtcgctggtgttccctccgcggtccacgcccgccagacgcggctctcgtggtcctctctggtcgctggtgttccctccgcggtccacgcccgccagacgcggctctcgtggtcctctctggtcgctggtgttccctccgcggtccacgcccgccagacgcggctctcgtggtcctctctggtcgctggtgttccctccgcggtccacgcccgccagacgcggctctcgtggtcctctctggtcgctggtgttccctccgcggtccacgcccgccagacgcggctctcgtggtcctccctggtcgctggtgttccctccgcggtccgcgcccgccagacgcggctctcgtggtcctctctggtcgctggtgttccctccgcggtccacgcccgccagacgcggctctcgtggtcctctctggtcgctggtgttccctccgcggtccacgcccgccagacgcggctctcgtggtcctctctggtcgctggtgttccctccgcggtccacgcccgccagacgcggctctcgtggtcctccctggtcgctggtgttccctccgcggtccgcgcccgccagacgcggctctcgtggtcctctctggtcgctggtgttccctccgcggtccacgcccgccagacgcggctctcgtggtcctctctggtcgctggtgttccctccgcggtccacgcccgccagacgcggctctcgtggtcctctctggtcgctggtgttccctccgcggtccacgcccgccagacgcggctctcgtggtcctccctggtcgctggtgttccctccgcggtccacgcccgccagacgcggctctcgtggtcctctctggtcgctggtgttccctccgcggtccacgcccgccagacgcggctctcgtggtcctctctggtcgctggtgttccctccgcggtccacgcccgccagacgcggctctcgtggtcctccctggtcgctggtgttccctccgcggtccgcgcccgccagacgcggctctcgtggtcctctctggtcgctggtgttccctccgcggtccgcgcccgccagacgcggctctcgtggtcctctctggtcgctggtgttcccacAGCCGTCCGCACCCGGCTTGGCCGCTCTCTGGGGTCGCGGTCCTCATCTGTAGTGTCTGGATCTCTGTGGTGTgcctactgtaagaccttcggtacacacaccatcagattatttgacttgtcgctctagcgaagtaggcgagtgtcagcaatatgtctcatggtcttatcgtggcgtgttttatcttctgccgttacatcagacgatagaaatgccacgcttagagtagcagattgacggtgaccaactttaaacagaacttggttaattttcacacacatttattaaaataataaaaaagcatagaaataacttaacttggttctggatgctatttacatttgacaatctgaaactcctttggtcttggtatgttaatcttattctcacatatctctgatacgtgacaaagtgtctatacatttatcttcatggctatgtacaggaatatgataatcttactaggcacagactgaaacttgactatagactgatgcagactgactaatcggaggtctgtacactcgttataatacctcgagcgttcaggtatcactgcgcgagtgtgatccgcgaggagaaaaggttctacgttagcaacaatctcattggctgcgttacatattagtacgtggatcggcggaagcagaatttggtccatctctatggcagcacaatctcgtagtgcggagacggacgagcgctgcgcctgcgctgttgtgctgagcggggcgcgctctagtgggaaagttgtgtacgcgctgactacgcggagctatgtacacaacagacggcagccgttctgttcacacggaggaaaccagttctgaacgacagactcgaaatagctgaccaatttatcccatggtcgccgggagtgaagtatctcggtgtgtaccttgacaaaaaattactctttacgcagcatattgacgacaagaagacggcagcccagaagatggccaggtcattgattccgttcctgaagagtaaggatcgcaaccctaagactaaactccaattgtataaggcaacagtggaacccacaatgttgtatggctccacctcgtggggaactacgtgcgtctccaactacaacaacctccaagcactgcaaaacatttgctatcgatggatcacaggagctccatggtggacacgaaacgtcgacatccgcaccgcactccacgagaccactatacaagagaaggtccatgacaaggctctacgagtttttgacaagatcgatgccattagggacgaagttcgacaattagaatcggtaggaacggtaaaccctgcaagatggcacaagtatcgagtaccgaagtcaataacgtttcaccccccataggcaatctgtcataacacgaggaagcggtcacacataacagccttgacacatttcaccctccacaggagatagacatcactaaagacagcaggctaaaggacccattgcgtgcccaagcctaactgaatgtgtaataaataaagtgttttccttttatccttacatcccatcctaaaAGAataaggatgatctcttcagtccacaccacacaatataaaaaaaaatgtacacaacagTCTCCAATTCTGTTGTTTGCTGGGCGCTTCTTAACTGGTACTCGCCGCGTCGAGTGTTCCGTCTCCGGTCCGCACCCGCCTGGCGCGGCTCCAATGGTTCCGTCTGATCGTTTGTGTTTCGACCGAAGTCCGCGCCCGACTTCCACGTCCTCTAGGGTCGTGGTCATCATCTCGGGAGTGTCAGGACAAATCTGTAGTGTCTGTTGCTCCGTCTCGTGGCTGTTTTGTCGGTCCCCACGCCTGTTTCTTGTGAAATCTCgatgtgttttgcgttgaggtTTCAGAAGTTCAAGAGCTGGAGTCGAGGCCGTGCTGATCTGGTATCCAGTGTCACGGTTGATGAAATTTTCCGTGATCTTGAACTCGATGGATTTTTTATGAGACTATCCCAATATATAGGGGTCTGTGTGAtaatcttggtgtcattgtagtTCATCGAGTGACCGAGCTCTAGACAGTGTTCTCCTATGGCTCATTTGGTTGCCTGTatgagtctggtgtgcctctggttttCTTTACACCTGATGTTCACAGTCCTTGTACAAAACTTAGCACTATATTCCAAAGGAGGACATCCatcaactgtatcaatcaatgctaagccgaataacaaCTTGCATAAGTGTCAAAGTGGAGCAAAGCGTTATTGACgtgatcaatttgtgaagccctttctgttgaataattcatcaatttttttctaaaatcgtaatcatctgtgtgtctgtagatgtacatcacgtctacaaatttcagtcccattcggataattctttcgtggtgcgtcgttctctctctctctctctgcattttcaCTAGTTTGGACGACTAATCCACAATTCATCAGTTGTGCTTCATCTTTTATCTTGAAATGGAAGGTCTCTTTGCCATAGAATACATGACATTTTCATTTGAACTATAAGTCTTAACAAtttccctgtcttgaaaatggaaatttgcattCGTTGTCAATaggtttatttaaaaataattttaacttgtaactgatttttggtAATATTTCTTCTTAGTTTGATTGTACTTACTGATTTTTCGGATGTAGTAGAGTATTACTGAAACAGGTACACAGAAACGACAACATTCTCTCGATCGTAATACTATTagattgaatagaatatttgttactAGACACCTAACCATtttgtaccttggaacagttttatacatttggaaaaaCTTTAGTTTTGTGTAGTAATGTTTGTATTTCAGAAAACGACTGAGGCACAAATGAAGTTGGTGCTATCATTTCAGAACGGAATAAGAAACTGTGTTAACTTCTATTACAAGACTGGCTAGAGTTGAAAGTGTGTAAACTGTTCCACAGTAAAATACTCTCCCCTACCTGCCAGACGTTATCGGTGTCCTCTGTCACCTGACCATTATACTGACGGCATCCTGCCCATCCGCATTACCGGGCATTTTGTTAATGGCAACAATTTACTTGTACGACTATTATCTCATCTAAATTTGATCTTTCATAGTCATGTTCCCTAGCTGATCTCTCTCCTGCTTAGCAGCACACCACTGTAACAGCGTTGCAGCTGTAGTACtatatgccggccgtggtggccgtgcggttctaggcgctacagtctggagccgtgtgaccgctacggtcgcaggttcgaatcctgcatctggcacggatgtgtgtgatgtccttaggttagttaggtttaagtagttctaagttctaggggactgatgaccacagcagttaagtcccatagtgctcagagccatttgaaccatttgtagcactgtATACTGCCCTCACCATCGCCAAGGGCTCAACAGTTGGCTGTGGACTGAACTGCATCACGTCTGACTGTCCGCTTGAGTGGACTCCACGAACATGTATTGTTCGTTTCCAGCTGCTAGGATACATCGCTGCAGAAGGAAGGACCTGAGATTTCTTCAGTGACGAGTCATTAGGAACAGAGGAAAAAATTCAGATTTAGCAAGGTATGGTAAGGAATTCAGCCGTGTCCTTCGCACAGGAACACTTGcgtcatttgccttaagcgatctgACGTAATCAcaaacacatatacactcctggaaatggaaaaaagaacacattgacaccggtgtgtcagacccaccatacttgctccggacactgcgagagggctgtacaagcaatgatcacacgcacggcacagcggacacaccaggaaccgcggtgttggccgtcgaatggcgctagctgcgcagcatttgtgcaccgccgccgtcagtgtcagccagtttgccgtggcatacggagctccatcgcagtctttaacactggtagcatgccgcgacagcgtggacgtgaaccgtatgtgcagttgacggactttgagcgagggcgtatagtgggcatgcgggaggccgggtggacgtaccgccgaattgctcaacacgtggggcgtgaggtctccacagtacatcgatgttgtcgccagtggtcggcggaaggtgcacgtgcccgtcgacctgggaccggaccgcagcgacgcacggatgcacgccaagaccgtaggatcctacgcagtgccgtaggggaccgcaccgccacttcccagcaaattagggacactgttgctcctgtggtatcggcgaggaccattcgcaaccgtctccatgaagctgggctacggtcccgcacaccgttaggccgtcttccgctcacgccccaacatcgtgcagcccgcctccagtggtgtcgcgacaggcgtgaatggagggacgaatggagacgtgtcgtcttcagcgatgagagtcgcttctgccttggtgccaatgatggtcgtatgcgtgtttggcgccgtgcaggtgagcgccacaatcaggactgcatacgaccgaggcacacagggccaacacccggcatcatggtgtggggagcgatctcctacactggccgtacaccactggtgatcgtcgaggggacactgaatagtgcacggtacatccaaaccgtcatcgaacccatcgttctaccattcctagaccggcaagggaacttgctgttccaacaggacaatgcacatccgcatgtatcccgtgccacccaacgtgctctagaaggtgtaagtcaactaccctggccagcaagatctccggatctgtcccccattgagcatgtttgggactggatgaagcgtcgtctcacgcggtctgcacgtccagcacgaacgctggtccaactgaggcgccaggtggaaatggcatggcaagccgttccacaggactacatccagcatctctacgatcgtctccatgggagaatagcagcctacattgctgcgaaaggtggatatacactgcactagtgccgacattgtgcatgctctgttgcctgtgtctatgtgcctgtggttctgtcagtgtgatcatgtgatgtatctgaccccaggaatgtgtcaataaagtttccccttcctgggtgttcttatttcaatttccaggagtgtatctatagtCTTAAAAGGGATCTGAATCTCATTCTCCCCAGATGCAATTCCAGTTGTTGTGCTAGTGCACATGAGTATGTCTGAGGTCTAACTGTTCCTCTATGAACACCGGAGGCACTGTCACACATAAACTGACTACCCCTTGCCCAATAATGTATGTGTTTTACTTTCAGCTTTCCATTATTTGTGAAGGTAGCTTCATCGGTAAGGAGAATTCTTTGATGAAAAACCTATTGCCTGGATGACGCATCAGAAGCGAGTGACTTACATTACACGCGTCTTTCTCAATCCCGCAGGTTAATCTGCTGGTAAAATCAACGGGTGGACGACGTTTTCGTGCGAAATGCGTATGGCGGTGGGCTGATTTGCCAGAACATGTATTTCGTTCGTTTCGATCGTTGCAGCCTAGTTCTCTGCGATATATTCCAGTGCCCTTCCAATAATAGTGTTTTGCACATTCGCTGAATGGTAATTCTTGCTGGACACTTTTGCACGCCCAACCCACCTATTCTCTTCGCCTTCCTTCTGCATTCCCTGAAAGAAGTTGCATCTCTAATTTCGCTTGGTTTGTGACAGACAATTGATTTTCAAACTGATCAGTGTTCCACACACacagaatgaaaattatttagctgcacgagtgtgtgctgaaaagtaatgagtactaattttttatatgaaaactcctcAATCTTTTCAAATAAAACGAACATTATTAACAATCTACACATTTATTATTCAAGTCTACATATTTTCACTCCTCTCACTAGATACCTCCCAACTGTACGGTCTAACATGGCGGTTCGTAACGtaatcacactactggccattaaaattgctacaccaagaagaaatgcagatgataaacaggtatcctatggacaaatatattatactagaactgacatgtgattacattttcacgcaatttgtgtgtatagatcctgggaaatcaggacccagaaaaaccacatctggccgtaataacagccttgatacgtctgggcattgagtcaaagagagcttgggtggcgtgtacatgtacagctgcccatgcagcttctacacgataccacagttcatcaagagtagtgactggcgtattgtgatgagccagttgctcggtcaccactgaccagacgtttccaatgggtgagagatctggagaatgtgctggcctgggcagcagtcggacattttctgtatccagaaaggcacgtacaggacctgcaaattgcagtcgtgcattgtcctggtgaaatgtagggtttcgcagggatcgaatgaagggtagagccacgggtcgtaacacatctgaaatttccactgttcaaagtg containing:
- the LOC126199163 gene encoding collagen alpha-1(II) chain-like, producing the protein MVVIQVVFNKLADMRLYFGAANSSVRAASGIYAERFSQRILPSHASFATMHRRTCEMGTLHRAAKPGADGCGNTSDQRGPREPRLAGADRGGNTSDQRGPREPRLAGADRGGNTSDQGGPREPRLAGVDRGGNTSDQRGPREPRLAGVDRGGNTSDQRGPREPRLAGVDRGGNTSDQGGPREPRLAGVDRGGNTSDQRGPREPRLAGVDRGGNTSDQRGPREPRLAGVDRGGNTSDQRGPREPRLAGADRGGNTSDQGGPREPRLAGVDRGGNTSDQRGPREPRLAGVDRGGNTSDQRGPREPRLAGVDRGGNTSDQRGPREPRLAGADRGGNTSDQGGPREPRLAGVDRGGNTSDQRGPREPRLAGVDRGGNTSDQRGPREPRLAGVDRGGNTSDQRGPREPRLAGVDRGGNTSDQRGPREPRLAGVDRGGNTSDQRGPREPRLAGVDRGGNTSDQRGPREPRLAGVDRGGNTSDQRGPREPRLAGVDRGGNTSDQRGPREPRLAGADRGGNTSDQGGPREPRLAGVDRGGNTSDQRGPREPRLAGVDRGGNTSDQRGPREPRLAGVDRGGNTSDQRGPREPRLAGADRGGNTSDQGGPREPRLAGVDRGGNTSDQRGPREPRLAGVDRGGNTSDQRGPREPRLAGVDRGGNTSDQRGPREPRLAGADRGGNTSDQRGPREPRLAGVDRGGNTSDQRGPREPRLAGVDRGGNTSDQRGPREPRLAGVDRGGNTSDQRGPREPRLAGVDRGGNTSDQRGPREPRLAGVDRGGNTSDQRGPREPRLAGVDRGGNTSDQRGPREPRLAGADRGGNTSDQGGPREPRLAGVDRGGNTSDQRGPREPRLAGVDRGGNTSDQRGPREPRLAGVDRGGNTSDQRGPREPRLAGADRGGNTSDQGGPREPRLAGADRCREEQQLFIWIASLVHI